From one Salmo salar chromosome ssa09, Ssal_v3.1, whole genome shotgun sequence genomic stretch:
- the hrh2a gene encoding histamine receptor H2a, which translates to MLSVVILGVSLSLLILLTVFGNVLVCLAVCATRRLRCLTNCFIVSLAITDLLLGMLVLPFSALLQLSDWPLGPTLCNIYISLDVMLCTASILTLLAISVDRYLAVTAPLRYSSLVLPRGVAITMASVWAVSLGVSFLPIHLGWNTVDGSVQNRGPGEERECKFELNPSYAAVDASLTFYLPLLIMCWNYLRILRIARAQARRIIHARPNLNNNSPSSAPRQLTSVTAVALREHKATVTLAAVIGAFMVCWFPYFTLFTIMGLRMQDYPAAYPVVLWLGYINSALNPFLYAALNRDFRSAYARLLRCCYYGYGRGRGGPASPHNTTTTCKRNKGKDNTHDRADPVSICEENSVSYQS; encoded by the exons ATGCTGTCTGTGGTGATACTAGGTGTGAGCCTGTCCTTGCTCATTCTGCTGACGGTGTTTGGCAATGTCCTGGTATGTCTGGCTGTCTGTGCCACACGACGTCTCCGCTGCCTCACCAACTGTTTCATCGTCTCCCTGGCCATCACTGACCTGCTGCTTGGCATGCTGGTCCTGCCCTTCTCTGCCCTCCTCCAGCTCAGCGATTGGCCGCTGGGGCCGACCCTCTGCAACATCTACATCTCATTGGATGTTATGTTATGCACTGCCTCCATCCTCACCCTATTGGCCATCAGCGTGGACCGCTACCTGGCTGTGACCGCGCCCCTTAGATACTCGTCGCTGGTGTTGCCGAGGGGGGTAGCCATAACGATGGCTTCGGTGTGGGCGGTGTCGCTGGGGGTGTCGTTCCTACCGATCCACCTGGGCTGGAACACTGTGGATGGCAGTGTGCAGAACCGCGGcccgggagaggagagggagtgtaAGTTTGAGCTGAACCCGTCGTACGCTGCGGTGGACGCCTCCTTAACCTTTTACCTCCCCCTGCTGATCATGTGCTGGAACTACCTCCGCATCCTCCGCATCGCCCGGGCCCAGGCCAGACGCATCATCCATGCACGACCCAACCTCAACAACAACAGCCCCTCGTCAGCCCCTCGTCAACTCACCTCAGTAACAGCGGTGGCTCTACGGGAACACAAAGCCACAGTGACTCTAGCAGCAGTGATCGGAGCGTTCATGGTGTGCTGGTTCCCCTACTTCACCCTGTTTACTATCATGGGTCTGAGGATGCAGGACTACCCAGCAGCCTACCCTGTGGTGCTGTGGCTGGGATACATCAACTCAGCTCTGAACCCTTTTCTCTACGCTGCCCTCAACAGAGACTTTAGGTCCGCCTACGCTCGCCTGCTGCGCTGTTGTTACTACGGATACGGCAGAGGGAGGGGTGGGCCAGCGTCGCCCCACAACACAACCACGACGTGTAAAAGGAACAAGGGGAAAGACAACACACACG ATCGCGCTGACCCTGTGTCTATCTGTGAGGAGAATTCAGTGTCCTACCAGTCCTGA